In Mauremys reevesii isolate NIE-2019 linkage group 14, ASM1616193v1, whole genome shotgun sequence, a single window of DNA contains:
- the LOC120381643 gene encoding zinc finger protein 345-like produces GKTFSHSSALSVHQRIHTGDRPYECRECGKTFNRSSHLISHQTIHRGERPYECRECGKCFTSSSNLSQHQRIHTGERPFECRECGKRFTSSSNLSQHQRIHTGERPFECSECGKSFTSSSDLSKHQRIHTGERPYECRECRKTFNRISHLIRHQTIHRGEKPYECRECRKCFTSSSALSVHQRIHTGERPFECRECRKRFTSSSNLSQHQRIHTGERHFECSECGKHFTSRSDLSQHQRNHTGERTFECRECGKCFTSSSNLSQHQRIHTGERPFECRECGKSFTQRSVLSRHQRIHTGDRPYECTECGKTFNRSSHLIRHQT; encoded by the coding sequence ggaaaaaccttctctcacagctcagccctttctgtacatcagagaatccacacaggggacaggccctatgaatgccgtgagtgtgggaaaaccttcaatcgcagttcgcaccttattagtcatcaaacaatccacagaggagagaggccctatgaatgccgtgagtgtgggaaatgcttcactagcagctcaaacctttctcaacatcagagaatccacacaggggagaggccctttgaatgccgtgagtgtgggaaacgcttcactagcagctcaaacctttctcaacatcagagaatccacacaggggagaggccctttgaatgcagtgagtgtgggaaaagcttcactagcagctcagacctttctaaacatcagagaatccacacaggggaaaggccctatgaatgccgtgagtgtaggaaaaccttcaatcgcatttcacaccttattaggcatcaaacaatccacagaggagagaagccctatgaatgccgtgagtgtcggaaatgcttcactagcagctcggccctttctgttcatcagagaatccacacaggggaaaggccctttgaatgccgtgagtgtaggaaacgcttcactagcagctcaaacctttctcaacatcagagaatccacacaggggagaggcactttgaatgcagtgagtgtgggaaacacttcactagcagatcagacctttctcaacatcagagaaaccacacaggggagaggacctttgaatgccgtgagtgtgggaaatgcttcactagcagctcaaacctttctcaacatcagagaatccacacgggggagaggccctttgaatgccgtgagtgtgggaaaagcttcactcaaagatcagtcctttctagacatcagagaatccacacaggggacaggccctatgaatgcactgagtgcgggaaaaccttcaatcgcagttcgcaccttattaggcatcaaaca